In the genome of Dickeya fangzhongdai, one region contains:
- the ompR gene encoding two-component system response regulator OmpR, with protein sequence MQENYKILVVDDDMRLRALLERYLTEQGFQVRSVANAEQMDRLLTRESFHLMVLDLMLPGEDGLSICRRLRSQSNPMPIIMVTAKGEEVDRIVGLEIGADDYIPKPFNPRELLARIRAVLRRQANELPGAPSQEEAIIAFGKFKLNLGTREMFRDDEPMPLTSGEFAVLKALVSHPREPLSRDKLMNLARGREYSAMERSIDVQISRLRRMVEEDPAHPRYIQTVWGLGYVFVPDGSKA encoded by the coding sequence ATGCAAGAGAATTATAAAATTCTGGTTGTGGATGACGATATGCGCCTGCGTGCGTTGCTGGAACGCTATCTGACCGAACAGGGTTTTCAGGTCCGTAGCGTCGCTAACGCCGAACAGATGGATCGCCTGCTAACGCGCGAGTCCTTCCATCTGATGGTGCTGGACCTGATGTTGCCGGGGGAAGATGGCCTGTCCATCTGTCGCCGTCTGCGCAGCCAAAGTAACCCGATGCCGATCATTATGGTGACGGCGAAAGGCGAAGAAGTGGACAGGATCGTGGGTCTGGAAATCGGTGCGGACGACTACATTCCTAAACCGTTTAACCCGCGCGAACTGCTGGCTCGTATCCGTGCGGTTCTGCGCCGTCAGGCCAACGAACTGCCGGGCGCGCCGTCGCAGGAAGAAGCGATTATCGCGTTCGGCAAGTTCAAACTGAATCTGGGCACCCGCGAAATGTTCCGCGACGACGAGCCGATGCCGCTGACCAGCGGCGAGTTCGCCGTACTCAAGGCGCTGGTCAGCCATCCGCGCGAGCCGCTGTCTCGCGACAAACTGATGAACCTGGCCCGCGGCCGTGAGTACAGCGCGATGGAACGTTCGATTGATGTGCAGATTTCCCGTCTGCGCCGCATGGTAGAGGAAGACCCGGCACACCCGCGTTATATCCAGACCGTGTGGGGACTGGGCTACGTGTTTGTGCCGGACGGCAGTAAAGCATGA
- the greB gene encoding transcription elongation factor GreB, whose protein sequence is MKTDLITREGYEALHQELNYLWKERRPEITEKVAWAASLGDRSENADYLYNKRLLREIDRRVRYLRKRLQVVRVVDYSPQQDGKVFFGAWVEVENEDGDVKRFRIVGPDEIYGRKDYISIDAPMARALLKKAVDEEAVVNTPTGPKVWYVNKIDYRNPID, encoded by the coding sequence ATGAAAACCGATCTGATCACGCGCGAAGGCTATGAAGCCCTGCATCAGGAACTCAACTATCTGTGGAAGGAACGCCGCCCGGAAATCACGGAGAAGGTAGCCTGGGCCGCCAGCCTGGGCGATCGCAGCGAAAACGCCGATTATCTCTACAACAAACGCCTGCTGCGCGAAATCGACCGCCGGGTGCGCTATCTGCGCAAACGCCTGCAGGTAGTGCGCGTGGTGGATTACTCCCCCCAGCAAGACGGCAAGGTGTTTTTCGGTGCCTGGGTCGAGGTGGAAAACGAAGACGGCGACGTGAAACGCTTTCGGATCGTCGGGCCGGATGAAATTTACGGCCGCAAGGATTACATCTCAATCGACGCCCCAATGGCGCGCGCGCTGCTGAAAAAAGCGGTGGATGAAGAAGCGGTGGTTAATACGCCAACCGGCCCAAAGGTCTGGTACGTCAATAAAATCGACTATCGCAACCCTATCGATTGA
- a CDS encoding lysophospholipid acyltransferase family protein has protein sequence MFSLDNLLQELAPHRSTPTWQRSLLRSLLFENEFQQFAQRYPHLKGLDLVEQVLDYFSLNCEMVEGDLENIPSHGPVVLVANHPIGSLDGLALLRTVASVRPDVRIVASQLLSYIEPLKNLFFSVDNFSNRTRRHQLAAIQEHLAGDGAIIMFPAGEVSRMSLKGIRDGHWHNGFIRMAAKARAPIVPIHISGRNSNLFYLSSLIYRPLSTLLLVREMFRQHGNRLRFRIGAQIPYSTWSQGEWQPNDLAARFRRHVYRLGQGKPGCFNGDKPIALPEERTLLKRALETCEALGTTPDGKKIYLYRRGSEDYVPILRELGRLREIAFRAVGEGSGKRRDLDSFDDDYLHLVLWDDRELEIVGAYRFAPTARLLAEKDISGLYSHSLFQYGEEMAPVLASGIELGRSFIQPKYWGKRGLDYLWLGIGAYLARYPEYRYLFGPVSLSGSLPSPARDLLIAFYRLHFAPSQALARSRRPYPASLPEVLRQFEGDDYQQDLTRLKSMLSNMGCSIPTLYKQYSELCEPGGVQFIDFGVDPDFNNCVDGLVLVDLQQLKASRHQRYIAPFCNEA, from the coding sequence ATGTTTAGCCTGGATAACCTATTACAAGAGCTTGCTCCGCATCGTTCCACTCCGACCTGGCAGCGTTCACTGTTGCGTAGTCTGTTGTTCGAGAATGAATTCCAGCAATTTGCCCAGCGTTACCCCCACCTCAAAGGACTGGATTTGGTGGAACAGGTTCTGGATTACTTCAGCCTTAATTGTGAAATGGTGGAAGGCGATCTGGAAAACATCCCCAGTCATGGACCGGTGGTACTGGTCGCCAACCACCCGATCGGTTCGCTGGACGGCCTGGCGTTGCTACGTACCGTCGCCAGCGTGCGTCCGGATGTGCGTATCGTCGCCAGCCAATTACTTTCCTATATCGAGCCCCTGAAAAACCTGTTTTTTTCGGTGGATAACTTTAGCAACCGCACCCGGCGTCATCAGCTCGCCGCCATTCAGGAACATCTGGCCGGCGATGGCGCGATCATCATGTTCCCCGCCGGCGAAGTCTCCCGCATGAGCCTGAAAGGCATCCGGGACGGCCACTGGCATAACGGCTTTATCCGCATGGCGGCCAAAGCGCGCGCGCCGATTGTGCCGATTCACATCAGCGGACGTAACAGCAATCTGTTCTACCTGTCGTCGCTGATTTATCGCCCGCTGTCCACCCTGTTGCTGGTGCGGGAAATGTTCCGCCAGCACGGCAACCGGCTGCGCTTTCGCATCGGCGCGCAGATCCCTTACTCGACCTGGAGCCAGGGCGAATGGCAGCCCAACGATCTGGCCGCCCGCTTCCGCCGCCATGTCTACCGCCTGGGGCAAGGCAAACCCGGCTGTTTTAACGGCGACAAGCCGATTGCGCTGCCGGAAGAGCGCACGCTGCTGAAACGGGCGCTGGAAACCTGCGAAGCACTCGGCACCACGCCGGACGGTAAAAAAATCTACCTCTATCGTCGCGGCAGCGAAGATTACGTTCCTATCTTGCGTGAGTTGGGACGTCTGCGCGAAATCGCCTTTCGCGCCGTCGGCGAAGGCTCCGGCAAACGTCGCGATCTCGACAGCTTCGACGACGATTACCTGCATCTGGTGTTATGGGACGACCGCGAACTGGAAATCGTCGGCGCCTATCGGTTTGCGCCGACGGCGCGCCTGCTGGCGGAAAAAGACATCAGCGGTCTGTACAGTCATAGCCTGTTTCAGTACGGCGAAGAGATGGCCCCGGTGCTGGCCAGCGGAATTGAGCTGGGCCGCAGCTTTATTCAGCCCAAATACTGGGGCAAGCGCGGCCTGGACTACCTGTGGCTGGGCATCGGCGCGTATCTGGCGCGCTACCCGGAGTACCGCTATCTGTTCGGCCCGGTTTCCTTGTCCGGTTCCTTGCCTTCGCCGGCGCGCGATCTGCTGATTGCGTTCTACCGGTTGCACTTCGCACCCAGCCAGGCGCTGGCCCGTTCGCGTCGGCCCTACCCGGCCTCGCTGCCGGAAGTGCTCAGGCAATTCGAAGGCGACGACTATCAACAGGATTTGACGCGCCTCAAAAGTATGCTCAGCAACATGGGATGCTCCATTCCCACGCTGTATAAGCAGTACTCGGAGCTG